In the Juglans microcarpa x Juglans regia isolate MS1-56 chromosome 6D, Jm3101_v1.0, whole genome shotgun sequence genome, one interval contains:
- the LOC121268828 gene encoding protein INAPERTURATE POLLEN1 → MLKGLFTRKKSSRPFKDYYSDWFNILKNTLLPLLRCSISDPSPTLLSTHVEMLHHHFQSYYHALDLASSHDVAQLLFPDWRNSLEKPFLWLGDFHPYLFTNLIRSFINETDKYIDDKNDVLINVGGENCEFFDKPWEIAMAWRAPSKILMTRIDQVECGLRLMVPALANRVRKAQAGLVERMVEDWVWCQGRKETARTVIGEAVAVEMEEMVSLFLDANRLRRSVLAEIISATSVYQAALFLLGLAQFLIGLRDPALVSEFERCKTPLNKPSHPAL, encoded by the coding sequence ATGTTGAAGGGCCTTTTCACCCGCAAGAAAAGCTCCCGCCCCTTCAAGGACTACTACTCGGATTGGTTCAACATCCTCAAGAACACTCTCCTACCCCTCCTCCGCTGCTCTATCTCCGATCCTTCCCCCACCCTCCTCTCCACCCACGTCGAGATGCTCCACCACCACTTTCAATCCTACTACCACGCCCTCGATCTCGCCTCCTCCCACGATGTTGCTCAGCTCCTCTTCCCCGACTGGCGCAATTCCCTCGAGAAGCCCTTCCTCTGGCTTGGCGACTTCCATCCCTACCTCTTCACTAACCTCATCCGGTCTTTCATTAATGAGACCGataaatatattgatgacaAAAACGATGTTTTGATCAACGTGGGTGGAGAGAACTGCGAGTTCTTTGATAAACCGTGGGAAATTGCGATGGCATGGAGGGCCCCGAGTAAAATCTTGATGACCCGGATCGATCAGGTTGAGTGCGGACTGAGGCTGATGGTGCCGGCACTGGCGAACCGGGTGAGGAAAGCGCAGGCGGGCCTCGTGGAACGGATGGTGGAGGATTGGGTCTGGTGTCAAGGGAGAAAGGAGACGGCGAGAACAGTGATTGGTGAGGCAGTGGCGgtggagatggaggagatggtgAGCCTGTTCTTGGACGCGAACAGGCTAAGGAGGAGCGTTCTTGCGGAGATCATCAGCGCTACGAGTGTGTATCAGGCGGCTCTGTTTCTTTTGGGGTTAGCCCAATTCCTTATTGGGTTGAGGGACCCCGCATTGGTTTCCGAATTCGAAAGGTGCAAGACCCCTCTCAACAAACCAAGCCACCCTGCGCTTTGA
- the LOC121236006 gene encoding probable trehalose-phosphate phosphatase F, whose protein sequence is MDLKSNHCSPVLTDPAPINKSRLGIHSSLLPYSQQGATFSSSKYVTIPRKKPAKLDDVRSNGWLDAMKSSSPPRKKLIKDLSVEVALDDADIAYCSWMLKYPSALNSFDQITNYAKNKKIAIFSDYDGTLSPIVDDPDRALMSNDMRSAVRNVSKFFPTAIISGRSRDKVYELVGLTELCYAGSHGMDIMGPLSHTVSDDYPNCIKSNDQQGKEVNLFQPAREFLPMIDEVFRTLVENTKGIKGAKVENHKFCASVHYRNVDEKNWPTIAQCVHDILKDYPRLQLTHGRKVLEVRPVIDWNKGKAVEFLLESLGLSNRNDVLPIYIGDDSSDEDAFKVLREGNRGYGILVSSVPKETNAFYSLRNPDEVMKFLNSLVTWKHEAAK, encoded by the exons ATGGACCTGAAATCAAATCATTGTTCTCCGGTTTTAACTGATCCTGCACCAATAAACAAGTCAAGACTCGGCATCCATTCTAGTTTGTTGCCTTACTCGCAGCAAGGAGCTACGTTCTCCTCCAGTAAGTATGTAACTATTCCAAGGAAAAAGCCTGCAAAGCTTGATGATGTTCGGTCTAATGGTTGGTTGGATGCCATGAAGTCCTCTTCTCCCCCTCGGAAAAAGCTAATAAAGGATCTGAGTGTTGAGGTGGCTTTAGATGATGCTGATATTGCTTATTGCTCCTGGATG CTGAAGTATCCATCAGCACTCAACTCTTTTGACCAAATTACAAATTATGCAAAGAACAAAAAGATCGCAATCTTTTCAGATTATGATGGTACTCTTTCTCCAATAGTAGATGACCCAGATCGTGCCCTTATGTCTAATGAT atGCGTTCTGCTGTAAGAAATGTTTCAAAGTTTTTTCCGACAGCAATCATCAGCGGAAGAAGCCGTGATAAG GTATATGAACTGGTAGGACTAACAGAACTCTGTTATGCTGGAAGTCATGGGATGGATATTATGGGCCCTCTCAGTCACACAGTATCTGATGACTATCCAAATTGTATTAAATCTAATGACCAACAA GGTAAGGAGGTAAATCTTTTCCAGCCGGCTAGGGAATTTTTACCCATGATTGACGAG GTTTTTAGAACCCTCGTTGAGAATACCAAGGGGATCAAAGGCGCAAAAGTTGAGAATCACAAGTTTTGTGCCTCTGTACATTACCGTAATGTAGATGAGAAG AATTGGCCTACTATAGCACAATGCGTTCATGATATTCTAAAGGACTACCCTCGATTGCAGTTAACTCATGGGCGGAAG GTTTTAGAAGTCCGTCCTGTGATTGACTGGAACAAGGGAAAAGCAGTTGAATTTCTGCTTGAATCTCTCG GGCTAAGTAATAGGAATGATGTGCTTCCAATCTATATTGGAGATGATAGTAGTGATGAAGATGCATTCAAG GTATTGCGGGAGGGTAATCGAGGTTATGGAATACTGGTATCCTCTGTCCCTAAAGAAACCAATGCATTCTACTCTCTCAGGAACCCTGACGAG GTCATGAAATTCCTCAACTCTCTGGTGACATGGAAGCATGAAGCAGCTAAATGA